In Cololabis saira isolate AMF1-May2022 chromosome 14, fColSai1.1, whole genome shotgun sequence, a single genomic region encodes these proteins:
- the apbb3 gene encoding amyloid-beta A4 precursor protein-binding family B member 3 isoform X1 encodes MMGKDYMLAIIIVNYDDNIWTDQNLLLDPDLPSGWRTIKDSTGTYYWHVPTGATQWQHPRLTGKGQPLETQQEEAVEPSPNKEAGGPAQDRASWHEDDLTNQDPDSKCFAVRSLGWLQVEEEDLSPGRSSLAVSNVIQQLSHRGGGAEQRERLGAWGEGREMTLVLKKDTLTLLDPLDQTPLHRQPIVNIRVWGVGCNNGRDFAFVAGDKDSCMLKCHVFRCDAPAKAIATVLHEMCSKIMSEKAQTRPSRSLTMESISPEDLPRQVEFLEAVRKQVQKFEVQYIGNLPVSRAMGMEVLNRAIESIMNSTDRDDWEPTVIHITDNVMSLWKGEDRDEPLWECQVRFLTFLGVGHDSHTFAVIMDGGTQQFECHVFWCEPDAGNLSEAVQAACMVQYQKCLVAQTPPPRTKSWHTPTSKVRRANSMDGATFPPLVSRHYGSSSSTLTVKSNGGLGNTSVRKGMLAFFETFRNKQTATS; translated from the exons ACAACATCTGGACAGACCAGAACCTCCTCCTTGATCCTGACCTTCCTTCAGGCTGGAGAACCATCAAAGACTCCACCGGGACATACTATTGGCACGTTCCCACTGGCGCCACCCAGTGGCAACACCCCCGCCTTACTGGGAAAGGGCAACCACTGGAAACACAG CAGGAGGAAGCAGTGGAGCCGAGCCCCAACAAAGAGGCAGGTGGACCCGCTCAGGATCG gGCTTCGTGGCATGAGGACGATCTGACGAACCAAGACCCCGACTCTAAG TGCTTCGCCGTGCGCTCTCTGGGCTGGctgcaggtggaggaggaggatctgTCTCCAGGTCGCAGCAGTCTTGCCGTCAGCAACGTCATCCAGCAGCTGTCTCACAGAGGAGGTGGAGCTGAGCAGAGGGAACGGTTGGGGGCCTGGGGGGAG GGTCGGGAGATGACACTGGTTCTGAAGAAAGACACCTTGACCCTGTTGGACCCTTTAGACCAAACCCCTCTCCACCGTCAGCCAATCGTAAACATCCGTGTGTGGGGGGTGGGCTGCAACAATGGCAG ggaCTTTGCATTCGTGGCTGGTGATAAGGACAGCTGCATGCTGAAGTGTCACGTGTTTCGCTGTGATGCTCCGGCCAAAGCCATCGCCACGGTTCTGCACGAGATGTGCTCGAAG ATTATGTCTGAGAAGGCACAGACGAGGCCATCCCGCTCACTGACGATGGAGAGTATCTCTCCTGAAGACCTGCCCAGACAAG TTGAGTTTTTGGAGGCGGTGCGGAAGCAAGTCCAGAAGTTTGAAGTCCAGTATATCGGAAACCTGCCGGTGTCCAGAGCCATGG GTATGGAGGTGTTGAACAGAGCGATCGAGAGCATCATGAACTCCACCGACAGGGACGACTGGGAGCCGACAGTGATCCACATCACTGACAATGTGATGTCGCTCTGGAAGGGGGAG GACAGAGATGAGCCCCTCTGGGAGTGTCAGGTTCGCTTTCTCACATTCCTGGGAGTCGGCCACGACAGCCACACCTTCGCTGTAATCATGGATGGTGGCACACAGCAGTTTGAGTGTCACGTGTTCTGGTGTGAGCCCGATGCAGGAAACCTCTCTGAGGCCGTCCAGGCTGCGTGCATG gtCCAATATCAGAAGTGTTTGGTGGCTCAGACTCCACCCCCCAGAACCAAATCGTGGCACACACCCACATCGAAGGTTAGACGTGCCAACTCCATGGATGGCGCGACCTTCCCTCCGCTTGTGTCCCGTCACtacggcagcagcagctccacattgACGGTGAAGAGCAATGGTGGCCTTGGCAACACCAGCGTAAGGAAGGGGATGTTGGCATTTTTTGAAACGTTCCGCAACAAACAGACCGCTACCTCGTAG
- the apbb3 gene encoding amyloid-beta A4 precursor protein-binding family B member 3 isoform X2 yields the protein MMGKDYMLAIIIVNYDDNIWTDQNLLLDPDLPSGWRTIKDSTGTYYWHVPTGATQWQHPRLTGKGQPLETQEEAVEPSPNKEAGGPAQDRASWHEDDLTNQDPDSKCFAVRSLGWLQVEEEDLSPGRSSLAVSNVIQQLSHRGGGAEQRERLGAWGEGREMTLVLKKDTLTLLDPLDQTPLHRQPIVNIRVWGVGCNNGRDFAFVAGDKDSCMLKCHVFRCDAPAKAIATVLHEMCSKIMSEKAQTRPSRSLTMESISPEDLPRQVEFLEAVRKQVQKFEVQYIGNLPVSRAMGMEVLNRAIESIMNSTDRDDWEPTVIHITDNVMSLWKGEDRDEPLWECQVRFLTFLGVGHDSHTFAVIMDGGTQQFECHVFWCEPDAGNLSEAVQAACMVQYQKCLVAQTPPPRTKSWHTPTSKVRRANSMDGATFPPLVSRHYGSSSSTLTVKSNGGLGNTSVRKGMLAFFETFRNKQTATS from the exons ACAACATCTGGACAGACCAGAACCTCCTCCTTGATCCTGACCTTCCTTCAGGCTGGAGAACCATCAAAGACTCCACCGGGACATACTATTGGCACGTTCCCACTGGCGCCACCCAGTGGCAACACCCCCGCCTTACTGGGAAAGGGCAACCACTGGAAACACAG GAGGAAGCAGTGGAGCCGAGCCCCAACAAAGAGGCAGGTGGACCCGCTCAGGATCG gGCTTCGTGGCATGAGGACGATCTGACGAACCAAGACCCCGACTCTAAG TGCTTCGCCGTGCGCTCTCTGGGCTGGctgcaggtggaggaggaggatctgTCTCCAGGTCGCAGCAGTCTTGCCGTCAGCAACGTCATCCAGCAGCTGTCTCACAGAGGAGGTGGAGCTGAGCAGAGGGAACGGTTGGGGGCCTGGGGGGAG GGTCGGGAGATGACACTGGTTCTGAAGAAAGACACCTTGACCCTGTTGGACCCTTTAGACCAAACCCCTCTCCACCGTCAGCCAATCGTAAACATCCGTGTGTGGGGGGTGGGCTGCAACAATGGCAG ggaCTTTGCATTCGTGGCTGGTGATAAGGACAGCTGCATGCTGAAGTGTCACGTGTTTCGCTGTGATGCTCCGGCCAAAGCCATCGCCACGGTTCTGCACGAGATGTGCTCGAAG ATTATGTCTGAGAAGGCACAGACGAGGCCATCCCGCTCACTGACGATGGAGAGTATCTCTCCTGAAGACCTGCCCAGACAAG TTGAGTTTTTGGAGGCGGTGCGGAAGCAAGTCCAGAAGTTTGAAGTCCAGTATATCGGAAACCTGCCGGTGTCCAGAGCCATGG GTATGGAGGTGTTGAACAGAGCGATCGAGAGCATCATGAACTCCACCGACAGGGACGACTGGGAGCCGACAGTGATCCACATCACTGACAATGTGATGTCGCTCTGGAAGGGGGAG GACAGAGATGAGCCCCTCTGGGAGTGTCAGGTTCGCTTTCTCACATTCCTGGGAGTCGGCCACGACAGCCACACCTTCGCTGTAATCATGGATGGTGGCACACAGCAGTTTGAGTGTCACGTGTTCTGGTGTGAGCCCGATGCAGGAAACCTCTCTGAGGCCGTCCAGGCTGCGTGCATG gtCCAATATCAGAAGTGTTTGGTGGCTCAGACTCCACCCCCCAGAACCAAATCGTGGCACACACCCACATCGAAGGTTAGACGTGCCAACTCCATGGATGGCGCGACCTTCCCTCCGCTTGTGTCCCGTCACtacggcagcagcagctccacattgACGGTGAAGAGCAATGGTGGCCTTGGCAACACCAGCGTAAGGAAGGGGATGTTGGCATTTTTTGAAACGTTCCGCAACAAACAGACCGCTACCTCGTAG